A region of the Helicobacter sp. MIT 05-5293 genome:
CTGCTTGCCTTTGGGATTCTAAAAGGTAGCTTTGCACAAAGGGTGCTGCAAGGTTTTCCACATTGGGATTAGGCAACGCACTTAAAATATTTAAAAAATTCTCATCTTGAGAATCTTTCACACTTAAAGCATTGGCAAAGCTAGAATGACTTAAGGCATTTGCTTCTTGGAGAGTTTCTATAATATTTAAAGCCTCTTTGGCATCATCACTGAAACATTTTCTAGGACACACATTAAAAAAATCATTCATCTTTTCGGGGTAGTTTATAAAACTACTCAAAATCTCACACTCTAGCTCTTTCATTTTACACCTCACTTTGAGAGATTGATATATGTATCTCTTGCTCATGGAGGCAGTGTATGCAAGTGCAAGTGATGGTGATTTCGCTTGGTGTGCAAACATCATCATCAAAAATAGTGATGTTTTCTTCCCCACATAATGTGCATTCGTAGCAAATTTCCATTATATGCCTCCTTGAAACGCATCATCTAAAAATGTTGCGCGCTTTTTTGCTTGAGGGAGATATTTGACATAATAATCAAGCGTAGTGCTTAAGGATTTATGTCCTAGCATTGCGCTTATCCACAGAATCTCCTCATTGTGCGTAAGCATAAGGGTCGCAAAGGTGTGTCGGGTCTGATAAAGTGGGCGTTTGGCGAGATTTAGAGATTCAAGTAAAGTATGCCATTTGAATAAGGCATTTTCGGGGGTAAAGGTGAAAATCATTTCACTTCTCTGTGCCGTAGTTTTGTGTATGCGCTCCAACTCCAAAAGGGCGGCTTTGGCTAAAGGGAGCATATCTATATAACGGGATTTGTGCGTTTTCGTGGAAGTGATGACTTTCCTTGCGCGCTCTTGGGATTTGCACACACAGATTTTATCATTTTCAAAATCCACATCATCAAAGGTCAGTGCGAACAGCTCTCCTGTGCGCATACCTGTAAAAATAGCCACTTGCAAAAAAAGCTTAAAATAGTGATCTTGGCAAACGGACAAAATGAGCTTGATTTCATCGAGGCTAAGAGGTAGGATTTGTCTTTGTAGCTCTGCCTGATTGATGTGCTTTCTAAATCGTATCGGCTTTATGTTGAGCTTGTGCGTATCTTTCGCAAAGGTGATAAGTCTGTTGAGAAAATTAATTTTTGCAGAAGCAGTATGATTAGCTTGTGCGTAGGCTTTGACTTGCTCTTGCGTGATAAGTCTTAAATCTTTGCTCCCAAAGTATGCAACGATGCTTTTAAGGTTGGATTTGTATTTGAGTAATGTTTGGTGTTTGAGATAGGGTTGCTCATCAAGGAATGCCTCGCCTATCACAGCAAAAGTAAGCTTCTGTTGGTGTTGTTGCTTATTTTGCCCCAGATATTCATAGACAAGATTCTTGCCCTCTAGTAAGACTGTAGCGAGATTTTCTTTTGTCGCTCGTAATTTTGTGCTAAAACGCAAGCGTCCCACATCTGCCAATGTCGCATCTATATAAATAATATCGTTCCTGCTGTAGGAATTGATTTTGTGTATTTTCATTTTTTCTCCTTTTTTGATTGGTCTTTATCCCCATTCCCGCATTTATATGCAACACAAATACCCCACATAAAGGCTGATAAATGGCATAAAGTGATTTTGTGATTGTTTTGTGAAATGTTTTGTGTTTTGTAAAAAGTGTAAGTTTGTAGTGAGATAGAATGTAGCCAAATCCTAAAGGTGTAAAAATCATAGCAAACACAAGCGGAAGTCTTATGCTTTTGACTGCTAAGATACCAGATGCCAAAATTGCTTATAGCCTTAAAATTCTCTTTTAAATAATCCCATGTTGGCTTATCGCGCTTTTGTTTTGGCTTTGAGTGAAATTGCGCTTATGTTTCACCCTCTAAGGATTAGTAAATCGGGATTAGTTTAGCTTTAAGCAAATTGCCTTATATTTTGGCACACTTTTTGACACACTTAAGGTGGGATTCTATCCCCCCATAAAACTAAAAAATGTCCTAAAATACCTTGAAGCATAAGCACTTAGAGCAAAAAACACTACCACTCTTAATAAAATACGGAGATACAAACATACAGGAGGAATCTAAACGATTAGATTCTAAAATCT
Encoded here:
- a CDS encoding site-specific integrase — encoded protein: MKIHKINSYSRNDIIYIDATLADVGRLRFSTKLRATKENLATVLLEGKNLVYEYLGQNKQQHQQKLTFAVIGEAFLDEQPYLKHQTLLKYKSNLKSIVAYFGSKDLRLITQEQVKAYAQANHTASAKINFLNRLITFAKDTHKLNIKPIRFRKHINQAELQRQILPLSLDEIKLILSVCQDHYFKLFLQVAIFTGMRTGELFALTFDDVDFENDKICVCKSQERARKVITSTKTHKSRYIDMLPLAKAALLELERIHKTTAQRSEMIFTFTPENALFKWHTLLESLNLAKRPLYQTRHTFATLMLTHNEEILWISAMLGHKSLSTTLDYYVKYLPQAKKRATFLDDAFQGGI